The Cervus elaphus chromosome 9, mCerEla1.1, whole genome shotgun sequence genomic interval ACAGAATTGTGGGGTAACGATATTTTGAGTTAGCTGGAGAAAAACATTTCTGTACAAACGACAACAGCTATTGGAACTCAAAAGCTGCAGAAGAACTTCAGCCATGACTTTCTAGTCGTCGGGTCAATATCTTTTATTGTTTTGATGATTGTTTCTTCATCATGGCTTATATTCTACTTCACTTAGAAGATTAGGTACACAAATGCCCCGGGGGCAGGAACCAACGTTGTTTTGGAGATGCAGCCAAGAAAGTCACCGGCAAATAGACAACCAGAACAGTGAAAAGGGGTAGTAAGGAAACAGATCCAGACTTTGATCATTGTGCAGTCTGCATAGAAAGCTATAAACAGAATGATATTGTCCGGATTCTCCCCTGCAAGCATGTATTCTACAAATCCTGTGGGGATCCCTGGCTTAGTGAACATGGTACCTGTACTATGTGCAAACTGCATATATTGAAGGCCCTGGGAATTGTGCCAAATTTGCCAAGTACTGATTAAGTAGCATTTGATATGGAAAGACTCACCAGAGCCCAAGTAGTTAACCGACAATCAGCCCTAGATGAGCTCACCAGTGACAACTCGCTTGGCCTGGGGCCACAACTTAGAGAGCTCACTTCTTcctcaggatggggagcacactCCTAGAGCAAGAGAGATCAGCATCGCAGTGACAAAAGAACGATTTATTACTGACAGTTTCGGCCTCCTCGGCGCTGTCACACTGCTACGTGATCATCAGAACCACAGCTAGTTGAATGCTAATGAGGTAGAATCgttttgaagaaggaaaaactGCTTTCTGACTGATTGccttgaaggaaaaaagaacctATGTTTGTGCATCATTTACCAATCATGCCACACAAGCATTTATttttagtacattttatttttcataaaattgctAATGCCAAAGCtttgtattaaaataaataataaaattaaaaaaaccagtattgtactggcacaaaaatagaaatatagatcagcaGAATAgcatagaaaacccagaaataagtcCATGGGCTCATGGTCAATTAAtcaatgacaaaggaggcaggactacacaatgttggaaagaccgtctcttcagtaaatggtggtGGGAAAACTGAAGAGCTACctgtaaaaaagtgaaattagactattctttaacaccatacacaaaataagctcaaaatggattaaaggcctaaatgtgaGGCCAGATAttatgaaactcttagaggagaacataggcagaacacagttacataaatcacagtaatgcctttttttaatgtttccattatcagagtaatggaaataaaaacaaaaataaataaatgagacccACTTAAACTCAAAAACTTTGTAAAGGAAACCCTAAAAAAACCTTATAgataacccacagaatgggagaaaatatttgcaaatgattagtctctaaaatttacaaacagcttaagtggcttaatatcatcaaaacaaaTGACTTAatcaaaaaaatggacagaaaacctaaagagacatttctccaaagcagacatacagatgactaagagatacattaaaagatgttcaatattgctaataatcagagaaatgcaattcaaaattacaatgagatatcacctcatgctAATCAGAACGGTTACCATCAAAAactccacaaacaacaaatgctgaagaggatgtcaAGAAAACAGAAccttcccacactgttggtgcacagccactgtggagaacagtatggaggtgtcttaaaaaactaaaaatagagctaccatacgaTCCTGCAATCCCTCTCCTGGTCATAAATCTGGAGAAAAATGTCCAAAAGGATAtgttcaccccaatgttcattgcagcattgtttacaatagccaagaaagggaagtaacctaaatgtccatcaacagaggaatggatgaagtgaatgtggtgcatatataaaaaggaatattatccagccattaaaaagaatgaaataatgtcatatatagcaacatggatggacacagAGATAGTCAgactaagtgaaatgagtcagacagagaaagataaatatcgtatgaTTTGTTTATATGCACAATCTATAGAAAACAATccaaaagaacttatttacaaagaagaaacagattcagacttagagaatgaatttatgattACCAGGATAGAAGGGTacggggagggatagttagggagtttgggactgacatgtacccactgctatatttaaaataaatagccaaaaaggacctactatacagcacagggaactctgctcattaTTATGTGACAATCTAAGTGAGAAAAGTATTTGAAGAATAATTAAcacatgtaaaactgaatcactttcctgcaTACCTagaactaacacagcattattaATAACTATACTACAGTatgaaagaaaaaggtaaaaaattcagtaaaagtaatatcaaaaaatgtttttctgtgtGATCGGCATTTTTCATCACAAAAATGTCAATATTATTAACTTTCCAACACTGCTTTGAGTTTTAAATCAACAAGTACTGTGATTGCTCTGTGAACTTGATTCATCTTTTTTAGGGCAGCATTGTGTGCTAGTTTTCCTAAGCTCCAGGAATAGATCTCATGTAAAGATCTCATTTtaggaatgaataaatgcatgattGGACAtatgaaaaaagtaaacaaatattctactgaatgaaaaaataactttatatttcTTGTAAACAGAAGGCATAGAGCTGAATAAGAAAGCTGATATTTCTGTAATTAGAGATGAATCTGTATAGTATGTTATTGATGAAATCTCTAATTGTCTGGAAATCTAGCTAAAAGTTCTACTCTTGAGACATTTGCATCTTTATATTCCTCCTCCTGAAGCGGTATGAATTGCTTTTTGCTCACAACATTTCTGGCACCAAATGTGTGAGATTTTCTACATCAGTAACCAATATTCCAACTCTCCGAAGACCAACTATATATCTGAGAATTCAGTTTAATTCTGACAGTAAGTACACCTGAATTTAACACCAGATCCCACTGATTTAAAAGCAAAGTCTTGCACAAGAGCCCTTGCCCCCACCTGCCCCAGTTCAAAAGTCAGTTGCAAGTTCTAGATTGCCACAAACTACCAACTGACTATAATCATGCATTGCCAGGACCTGTCCTTTGGTCAGGTTAAGTGATTTCCTAGAATGACttacagaactcagggaaacattaAGTGTACTGGTTTATAATAAAGAATACAAATGAAGAGGTACATGGGATGAGTCCTGAGCAAAGGAGCTTCTGTCCGCAAAGTTTGGGGTTCACAAGCTTCTTgccacacatatatttattcacCATCCTGGAGCTTTCCAAACCCCAGAGTTTAAGGTTTTTGTATAGGTCCATAgcataggcatgattgattaagtAAAAACTGACCATCGGTGCCTTAATTTCTAGTTACTCCCCCTCCCCAGCGGGTGGATgtggggctgaaagttccaaccttCTAATCATATGGTTGGTTCCTCTGACACCCAGACTCCATCCTGAAGCTGTCTGAGGACTCTAGGTTGAGTTATTTCATTGTCATAAACTCAGGTACGGTTGAAATGGGCTTGCTATGAATAACAAAAGTCGTTCTTCTCACTGATATCACTAAGAAAATTCCAAGGGTTCTAGAAGCTTAGTGCCAAGACTCACGATAAGAAAAATGTATCTATTTCTTATTACATCACCTGGATTTATAAGGAAAATGGCAAAGACACCTATGGATAAATATGCTAGACTTATATATCAGCCTAAAATCttgatttgttgttattcagtcactaagttgtgtcctactgtttgtatccccgtggactgcagcacgccaggcttccctgtccttcactgtcttccagaatttgctcaaactcaagtccattgagtcactttGCAATTATCTAACTGCTGTGAGATCAATAATATCTACATCACTGAGTCACTGCAAATATTGGGGAGAAAAGGCAAAGGACTTCACACAAATTAGGCACCCTTAGTGGCAGACATTCTATAAAATCTTAACAAACTAACATAACAATTAACATATGTAGCTACATAAACAATTTACAATATCATAACAAGCATACCTATCatacatataaaactatataaacaGCCAAATGATATAATTatgaacaaaaaatgaaaacagaaaacactttATCTTTATCTTGGCATGGAAACAGTATGAGCACATCCAACTCAATTTGTCACCTACTTTGAACTCAAGAAATTTTGTACCAAAATGATATCCCAAATATTTGGCCCCTCCAaatcatgtatttctttttctttcatttttaaaaaataattttgatccCTTTAAACCAGCTTCCTCCTCACAACTGGTGAGTTTCTAAATATTACCTCGTGTccctccaaaaccacagttctcTAATACAATGTGCCTCAGTGCCTTCTTCACAGTCTTGTTCCTTAGTGTGTAAATCAGGGGGTTCAGCATTGGGGTGACCACCGTGTAGAAAAGGGCTACAAGCTTACCTTGCTCATGAGAGTTTCTCTTGGCAGGCTGGAGATACATGAAAATGATGCTCCCGTAAAACAGAGCCACCACTGCCACATGGGACGAGCAGGTATTGAATGCCTTTCTCCACCCTTCTGCTGACCTGATCTTCAACACAGCCCAGGCAATACGGCTGTATGAGACCAGGATGAGACCCAGAGGCAAGACAACAAAGATAAAGCTGGCCACGTACATCTCTACTTCATTGAAGCTGGTATCCACACAAGCCAGTTGCATAATGAGGGGCATCTCACAGAAAAAGTGGTCAATGCGATTGTTCCCACAGACAGGCAGGAGCATGGTGAGTGTGGAACCCACCATGCTGGTGGTCAGACCCCCAAGCCATGAGGCAAAAGCCAGGCTGCAGCAAAGCTTTGGATGCATGATGACGGTGTAGTGGAGTGGCCTGCAGATGGCAGCATAGCGATCGTAGGACATGACAGCCAGAAGGACACATTCAGTTGCCCCCAACCAGTGGGAGATATAGAACTGGATCACACACCCTCCATAGCTGATGGTTTTCTGTGGTCCCCAGAGATTGACCAGGAGCTGTGGGACGATGCTTGTGGTGAAGCTAATGTCCAGGAAGGAAAGGTTGACAAGAAAGAAGTACATAGGAGTGTGGAGATGCACATCCATGCAGGACACCACAATGATGATGCCATTACCCAAGACAGACACCACATAAAGCCCCAAGACAAAGATAAAAAGGATGGGTTCTAGAGAGGGTCTTTCGGAGAAGCCCAGCAGTATAAAACCTTCTGGAAAACTTACATTGGCTATTTCCATTATACATACAGCTATAAGTAGGGCAAACAAGTCACCTGCAGATGAGTGGGGGGCACAGGGTATGAGTGATTACACAGGGTATGGTGATTATATCAGTTAGCAaactttaaacataaatttaaatctttattcCTGAAAGCATCCCATCAACTGCTCCATAGGTAATGGCCcatcagcttctttttttttttttttttttcaatgtaagaAGAGTTTTATTACGATATGTTAGTTAGTTAAGCTTAGTTTTCAGCAAAAGAGATTCAAGAGTTAACCATTGAGCAGATATCAGTTTGGAGTGTGTGCCAAGTGACATGGAAATATGCATAGCCTGGGGAAAAATGGACACATGCAAAATTCTTGGCATTGAGCTTTTACTGAAATATTACTTGTAGTAGCAGATGTGGAATCAACCTAAATTTTTAGTGATAAGATTTTCATTGGGTGGTGGATGGCATTTCATGTGATGAAACAACACAGTTATTAAAATTGAGCCTGTGCTACTTCCCTAGTAAGTTAGTAGCCACATGAGTTCATCTTGACATTTCTTGTTCTGTCAAATCTCACAAACATTGGCAAATTTTTGTCTTATTATTAAATATAGCCAGCTTCTCATCACTTCTCACCAGCTCTGCTGCTTCTACCTTAACCTTTGCTGTTATCATTTATCACCTGAACTGTTGCTGTAACATCCTAGCTTGTCTTCCTGCTTCCCTGTTACTTCCTTTCAAAGTATCCTCAACACGATATCAAGAAGATTATGTTAAAATGTAATATGGTCATAATTGCTCCACAGCTCAACACCCTTCTTATCATAGAAAAAGGCTTGCAGTGGTTTTCCTCCAAGGTAGCCACATGCTCTTATTCCTCACCTCCTTaaggttgtttttaaaaaaacatcttttaCTGAAGGTTTCCCTCACTGTGTTGTTTAAATTTGAAAAGAACAGCTCTCTCCCATCTCTCTTACCCccctttcctgctttattttttgtcCATAGTACTTATCTTCATAGAATAAATGTTCTGTTCTAATTTATTGTGTCTATTACCTGCCTCACTCCATTACAGTACAAATGTCATGGACATAGGGCTTTCTGCTACTTTATTTTTGAGTTCCCAGCACTAACTCAGTGTCTGAAACATAAAAGTTCCTTACTCGACAGCCATCAAATCAGTGAATTGTGAAGCAGTTTTGTTAAAATGGTGTGTGAACatgatgaaagaagaaatagggCAAAATAAAGGTATAGTTGAGGGACATGCATTGCAACCTCAAGCAATTCTGCAAAGAGGGAACACTTAAAGCTGTCAAAGTCATGCATAGCTGACCCAGACTATGTCTTCCTCTTATAAATGTTGAATAACACCAGAACTGAGCACGGATAATGTGTGAAGTCAGAAGCCCTCTTAAAGGGAAACAGGAAACACTCTGCTTCAGGTATCTCTGAAAAGTTCTGGAACCTTTGTTTACAAACACATGAAATTTTTCTTCCCTggtttttgaaaggaaaaataaatgtattataattAGAGTTCATTCAAGTGTGAGGATCTGAGCAGCTATAAACTCAACTCTCAACACTTTTAAAATTCCAGACAGGGAAACTTTTCCATCTCTATAACTGGAAGTTGACCAAGCAAAATAAATTGAACACATGTATGtttacagtattttataatacatGTAGAATTTCCCCAGGCATTTGGAGAAATGGGGCTCAGGGAGCTTCGTGCCTTTCCCACAGAACTTGTACTGGTTTGGACTTTACTGAGCTAGAATGCTGAGAAAATCATCTGCTTAACATATAGTACACCAGAGCAGCACTGAGCTTCTCCAAAACCACCAGGAAGAGGATTCAGGACCCCTCCAAATTTAGTAAGCATAAAGAGTAGTTTCATAATGTGGATGTGGGAGAGGAGAGGTGAATGAGGATAGTGCTGTGCAACTGATTCATGACACAATAAAGGAATTGCCCCATACACAGAGTCACCTCAGATGAATTGATGAGTACATAGAAAAGTAAAAGGCTAAACTGAAGACTGCATTGTCTCTCATGGGCTTAAGTATCTCTACTAGAGTTATGAAAATTTTATTAGCACACATATGGAGAAAATGTGTGACTGTCACCAAAAGATGGGGATCAGAAGTTCATAGTCAAGAAGTAAAGTTTGGTAGAATTTTTGAGAAAATGGAGATCTTAGTGATAATTTGATTCATTTCTGGAAATgatcagtgaagtgaaagtcacttagtcatgtccaactctttgcaaccccgtggactatatagtccatggaattcttcgggccagaatgctggagtgggtagccattcccttctccaggggatcttcccaactgtagagtccatgggatcacaaagagtcggacatgactgagtgactttcgctttcactatAGAAATGATCAGTGGCTTACTCAAAGTCCAAGGGTTGCTCAGTGCAAGTACTGGAGCTATACTTAAGCAATCAGATTCTtagtacaagaaaaaaaaaaaaaacaacaactcagtAAAGGAAGAGTTTTGCTCATTCAATGATTCACCAAagcatcacaataaaaaaaatcattcttgaaAATGTGACCCAGCCCCAAGTTCCATGACGTTATGACAAAGAAAGGTAGCATGGTGAGAGTTACAGGAATGAGTTCAAATTTTATGAGTCAATTATGTCATCACAAATTCTACCCCTGAATTTATCCAACCTACTAATATCCCCAAGACCCCAAAAAGAGCAAATCAACATGGTGCAGTGCTCTCAAACTTAATTAGAATTACCAGAAACTATATGATtccagtttattttaaatatcatcaaTAACAAATAAATCTGAGAATATCACTTACTGATGGTAAACTAGCAGTATCCTCTCTCTCTATGCAGGGTGCAAATATTGTATAACAAGtagtattttatttcaataattaaTAAGATCCATTAATTCAATACATGTGGCTTTAAAAAGTAAGAGAGTCAGCAAGGTATTTTGATGCTCTAAAATTGCTGGAAATCTCCAAATCAGTGATGGTAGGTGTGCTAGATTCTCTTCAAATGCATATGTGAGGGCAgccttaagttttaaaattagaaCAGGTTTAAATTAgagagaaaaacttagtttttCCTAAGAAAGGTGTAAGCAAAAGAAGTGAGAATGATTCACAGAATTTTCAGAATGAGAAATATATGGCAGTCTCCAGAGATCAAGTGTGtcataaaactaataaaattacAAGACATTCATTTTATCCCCTGGAGCATTCAGGAAGGAGGCAGAGTGTGATTACATCAGGGGAGTGAAGTTGGAGGAGAAAAAGCTTTGGGGATTTTCTTCCCTATTGAATAATTACAATTCTACTAGAATTTCTATACACATAGAATTGTTCATATGTGTACAGACGTGTCAGTTTGAATGCTATTTCAGTGTTATTTTAGGTTTTTATACTGCCAAATATTGATTGTCTGTGCATTTATGCAATGGTGGCCATATCTTGTGAAGAAGAACATGAAATATTTGCTCACTACAGTAACTTCAGTACTTGTGTTacagatattttttcaaaattcaattattctattattggagtataaatCAGTGACGGACTAATATTTTTCTTGATAGAACAAGGTTATTTTTACTGTagtaaaatacatgtaacataaaTTTGCTAGTGTAATCATTTAATAATGTACAGATCAGTGGAATTGTGCATTTACAAAATAGTACAACCATCACTCATATCTAGTTCCAGAACTTTCTTATTAACCCCATCAAACCCCTTTTTAGCagtcactttcctttttttttttaatttttctagtcTGGagaaatctactttctgtctttatgagtTTGCCTACTTTGGATATtccatgtaaatgaaatcataatgTATGTGGCTTTTTatgtttgacttctttcacttagcatgttctCAGGTCTTTCCATGTTGTAGTgtgtatcattattttatttacttttatagttGAGTCGTATTCTATTGCATGACTTTGCCACATTATGTTTACCTAGTTATTTGTTGATGTCCAttggaatccacctgcaatgcaggagaccccagtttgattcctgggttgggaagatcccctggagaagggataggctacccattccagtattcttgggcttccctggtggctcagatggtaaagaatctgcctgcaatgtgggaggcctgggtttgatccctgggttgggaagatcccctgaaggagggcatgacaacccacttaagtattcttgcctggagaatcctcatgaatAGAGGAACCTTGTGGGTTACAATCCgtaaggtggcaaagagtcggacaagactgagctgCTAGGCACATTGGtttatttgttgatggacatttgtatcattttcactTTTCGCTATTGTGAATAGAGCTGCTAATGACATTTCTCTACAAATATTGTTTGAAcatttgttttcaattattttggtgCATGTCTAGGAGTGAAATTaatagatcatatggtaactttgtGATTAGAACTTgttttggggacttccttggtgttgTAATgtatgagaatctgcctgcaatgcaggagacctggggtcagtcccagggtcaggaagatcccctggagaaggccatggcaacccactccagtattcttacctggagaattccatggacagaggagcctggcaggctacagtccatggagttgcagagtcggacacgactgagtgactaacactttcatgc includes:
- the LOC122700757 gene encoding olfactory receptor 2C3, with protein sequence MEIANVSFPEGFILLGFSERPSLEPILFIFVLGLYVVSVLGNGIIIVVSCMDVHLHTPMYFFLVNLSFLDISFTTSIVPQLLVNLWGPQKTISYGGCVIQFYISHWLGATECVLLAVMSYDRYAAICRPLHYTVIMHPKLCCSLAFASWLGGLTTSMVGSTLTMLLPVCGNNRIDHFFCEMPLIMQLACVDTSFNEVEMYVASFIFVVLPLGLILVSYSRIAWAVLKIRSAEGWRKAFNTCSSHVAVVALFYGSIIFMYLQPAKRNSHEQGKLVALFYTVVTPMLNPLIYTLRNKTVKKALRHIVLENCGFGGTRGNI